In the genome of Gemmatimonadota bacterium, the window CTTGCGCTCGATGATGCCGTCCACGAGGTCCTTCAACTCGGGATAGACCGTCGGTTCGCCGCCGCAGATCGACACCGCCGGAGCGCCGCAATCATCGACCGCCCGCAAGGCCTTCTCCAGGGGCAGGCGATCCTTGAGCTTGCCCGTGTGCCGCTCCAGGGCGCACCCGATGCACGCCAGATTGCAGGTATAGAGCGGTTCCAGCATGAGGACGAAGGGGAAGCGCTTGCGGCGCTTGATCGCGTTCGAGACCTGATGCTTCAGGTTGTCCAGGACTATGTGTGACGGAAACCGCATCGTGGTGGCCTATTCGGTGGAATGAACCGGAGCGGCCGCCCGAGAGAGCGGCTCGAACCGTCCCCCGAGACCGGCCACGCGACGGTACGTCGCCAACGCCGACACGGGGAAGTAGTCGTCGTACAGGTGGTAGCGCAGGTAGAACACGCCCGGGAACCCGGTGCCCGTCCAGTGGGGGTCGTCCCAGGATCCATCGGCGCGCTGCGTCTGGAGCAGGTGCGCGACTCCCCGGGTGACTGCCTCGGACCCGTTACGCCCGGCCGCCATGAGCCCCATCAGGGCCCACGCGGTCTGTGAGGCGGTGCTCGGTCCCTTGCCTTTCAGAGACGGTTCGGTGTAGGTGCCGAGTGACTCGCCCCAGCCGCCGTCGTCGTTCTGGCGATCCATCAACCACTCGGCCGCGCGCTGATACCTCTCATCGGCCATGTCTTCGCCGATGCAGGCCAGGCCCCAGAGCGCGAGCCACGTCCCGTAGATGTAGTTGCAGCCCCAGCGGCCGTACCAGGTCCCATCCGCCTGTTGCCGCTCCCGCAGAAACGCCACGGCGCTTTCGACCACGGGGTGGGTGCGCGCGAAGCCCTCTATCGCCAGGGTCTCCAGGACGCGGCCGGTGATGTCCTCGCAACTGGGATCGATCATGGCGTTGTGGTCGGCGAACGGGACGTGCTTCAGAAGCTCCTTGTCGCACGCGCGATCGAACGCCGCCCAACCGCCGTCATCGTTCTGCATGGAAATAAGCCAGTGCAACCCCCGGCCGCGCGCCGCATCGATTCTCGAACGCAGCTCGCGGTCGGGAACGTGGACGCCTGCCAGCGCGCTCAGCACCGCCGTCGTGTCATCGCAGTCAGGATAGAATTCGTTGGCGTACTCGAAGTACCAACCGCCCACGACGCCCTCCGGATTGCGGATCAGCCAGTCCCCCGGCCGCTTCACCTCCCGCTCCAGCAACCACGCCGCGGCTTCGACGAGGAGTGGATCGGAGTCGGGAACACCGGCGGCGCGCAGTGCCGTCGCCGCCAGCGCGGTGTCCCAGACCGGGGACAAGGAGGGCTGAATCTGGAGCTCCGAACCGTGGTCGATCTCCAGCTTCTCCAGGGCGTCCAGTTGGCTCTGAACGGTGTGGTGGTCGGCGCCGTACCCCAGGACCTTGAACGCCATCGCCGTATTGGCGATCGACGGAAACACCGCGGCGAGCCCGTCGGTCCGCTCGAGACGGTTCAGGATCCAGTCCTCGGCGGCCCGCAGCGCCCGCCTCCTGAGGGGACGTACCCCGCCCGCCTCGAGGAGCTTCAGGCCTCTGTCCACCGCCACGAAGAACGCACGCCAGCGGCTCTCGGTGGGGCTCAAGGGCAGGTCGGCGTCCGGCCGCCCCGAGGCGCGCAGCTCCTCGACGCCGCGGCCGGGCTCGATCGCCACGACGGGTTTGTGCGACCAGATGACGGACAGCGGCACGAAGATGCCCCTCGACCAGGAGGACATCTCCTGGACGTTCACATAGAACCAGTCTGGGAGCAGCACCATCTCCGGCGGTACGGCCGGGCAGCGAGCCCAGGGATACTGTCCGAACAGGGCGAGATAGATCTTCGTGTAGGTGTTGGCCGCCTCCAGACCCCCCAGCGACAGGATCGTCTCGCGGGCCCGGAGCATGTGCGGCGCCTCGGCTGAGTCTCCGTCCAGCTTCAGCACGAAGTAGGCTTTGATGGAGGCGCTCACCTCGGGCGGGCCGCCCGGGAAGATCGCCCAGCCCCCGCCGTCCAGTTGGTGCATGCGCAGGCGGTTGGCGAGCTTGGTGAAGCGACCGTTTTCGCTCCCCAGAAAGAGCAGCGTCAGGGCGTATTCCGCCTCGAGGACCGTGTCGCCTTCCAGTTCCCCGCACCAGTGACCATCCGGGTTACGCAGGGAAAGAAGTTGTTCGCGGCCCCGCTCGAGCGCGGCATCGACCGAATCACCCAGAGGGAGATCGCCCGGGGCTTCCTCGTCCCGTGGTGTGGGGACGGCCATCGCCTCCGACAGAGGCTGTGCGCGCCAACTCACGCGTGCCGCCTGCCTTTCTGGTTGGTAATGCCGGGAGCGCCCGACCCGAACGACCGAGCGGCATCGCCCTTGAGCCCGCCTGCCTGCCTGCCTGAATGTTTTTCCCGGGAGGCAGGTTCCCGCAAGACGCGCGGTATCAGGGGGCGACCATGGTAGGGAGCGCCCGCGGCCGCGGAACGGCGTCGTGGCGCTCCTGCAGGCTGCGGACCTCACGCGCCAGCGAGCGCAGCGCGATGGTCGCATCGCAGGCCGCCGACACCGCGGACATTGTCGTACAGTACGGGACGTTGTGCGTGATCGCGGCGCGGCGCATCGAGTAGTCGTCGTACTGGGATTTCTTGCCGAGCGGCGTGTTGATCAGGAGCGCGACGTCGCGACTGATTATCCCGTCCACGATGTTCGGACGTCCCTCACCCACTTTGTAGATCGTCTCCGCCGGAACGCCTCTCGCCGACAGGTAGCGGGCCGTGCCCCCCGTGCCCAGGATCCGGAACCCCATCTCGTGGAAGCGCCGCAGGATGGGTAGGACGGTGGGCTTGTCGCGGTCGTTCACGGTGGCGACGATCACGCCTTCGATGGGCAGCGGTGATCCCGCCGACACCTGCGCCTTGGCGAAGGCCATGCCGAAGGAGCGATCCAACCCCATCACCTCGCCCGTCGAGCGCATCTCCGGCCCCAGTATCACGTCCACGTCGAACTTGTCGAACGGCAGCACCGCCTCCTTCACCGCGACCCCGCCCCGCACCACGGGATCTTCGACGAGCCCCAGGTCGCTCAGCCGTTCGCCGGCCATCACGCGCGCCGCGAGCCGGGCCAGCGCGACCCCGGTGGCCTTGGACACGAACGGCACCGTCCGGGACGCCCGGGGGTTCACCTCTAGGACGTAGACACGGCCTTCGCGCACGGCGAACTGGGCGTTGAGGAGGCCTACGGCGCCCAGCCGCTCGGCGAACCGCCGCGTCAGGCGCCGCATCTCCTCCACCTCGGCGTCGCCGAGCAGGTAGGGCGGCATCACGCAGGCGGAATCGCCCGAGTGCACGCCGGCGTCCTCTATGTGCTGCATCACCCCCCCGATGACCACCCGCTCGCCGTCGCAGATAGCGTCCACGTCGGCCTCGAACGCGTCCTCCAGGAAGCTGTCGATCAGCACCGGGTGGTCCGGGGACGCCTTCACCGCTCGTTCGAAATACCCGCGCAAGGAGCTCTCGTCGTACACGATCTCCATCGCCCGCCCGCCCAGCACGTAGGAAGGGCGAAGCAGCACCGGATAGCCGATCCTGGTCGCGATGGCGGCAGCTTCCTCCACGCTGGTGGCTACGCCGTTGGGAGGGGTCAGCGCGTCGATCTCCCCGCAGAGTGCGCTGAACCGGTCGCGATCCTCGGCCCGGTCGATGGCGTCCACCGGCGTGCCCAGGATCGGGATCCCGAGCGCCTGGAGCGGCTCGGCCAACCGCAGCGGCGTCTGACCTCCCAGCTGCACGATCACGCCCAGCGGCCGTTCCCGGTCGACGATCTCGAGCACGTCCTCCAGGGTCAGCGGTTCGAAGTACAGCTTGTCCGAGATGTCGAAGTCGGTGGACACCGTCTCCGGATTCGAGTTCACCATGATCGTCTCGAATCCGGCCTCGCGCAGCGCGAGGGCGGCCTGCACACAGCAGTAGTCGAACTCGATGCCCTGGCCGATCCGGTTCGGGCCGCTACCCAGGATCACGATCTTCCGGCGCTCGGAAGCCGGAGCCTCGGTCTCGTCCTCGTAGGCCGAGTACAGGTATGGCGTAGCGGCCGGGAACTCGCCCGCGCAGGTGTCCACCATGTGGTACGTGGGCCGCACCCCGGCGGACCATCTTCGCTCCCGCACGGCGCGCTCGCCCTCCGCGCGCAGTCGGCCCAGTTGCGCGTCGCTGAAGCCCATCCTCTTCATGTGCCGGAGCGCGTCCGCGTCGGCAGCGAATGCGTCGTCACCGGCGGCGTAGGCCGCCTCGGCGTCGACCAACCCGCGCAGCTGCTCGATGAACCACGGGTCGATGCCCGTGAGCGCGTAGAGGTCGGCGGTGCCGAAGCCGGCCTGGAGGGCGCGCTTGAGCTGAAAGGGCCGCTCGGCCGTCGGGCGCCGCAGCGCGGCGCGCAGCGAGTCCGGGTCGTCGTCCGCCAGACCGTCATCGCCCAGGGTGGCGCCCGTCTCCCAACCGGAGCGGTCGATTTCCAGGCCGCGCAGCCCCTTCTGCCAGGCCTGCTTGAAGGTGCGGCCGATGGCCATGGTTTCGCCGACCGCCTTCATCTGGACGCCCAGCGTGTCGTCGGCTCCGGGGAACTTCTCGAAGGCGAAACGGGGGAACTTCACGACCACGTAGTCGAGCACGGGCTCGAAGCTGGCGGGGGTCGACCGCGTAATGTCGTTCGGCAGCTCGTCCAGCCGGTATCCCACCGCGAGCTTGGCGCCGATGCGCGCGATCGGGAAGCCCGTCGCCTTGGACGCCAGCGCCGAGGAGCGGGACACGCGCGGGTTCATCTCCACGACGAGCAGCTCGCCGTCGGTGGGGCTGACCGCGAACTGGATGTTGCAGCCCCCGGCGTCCACGCCGATCTCGCGGATGATGGCGATGGAGGCGTCGCGCATGCGCTGATACTCCACGTCCGACAGCGTCAGCGCGGGCGCGACCGTGACCGAGTCGCCGGTGTGGACCCCCATCGGGTCCACGTTCTCGATGGAGCACACGACGACGACGTTGTCCGCCCCGTCGCGCATCATCTCCAGCTCGAACTCCTTCCAGCCGATCACCGAGCGGTCGATCAGGACCTCGGTGATGGGGGACAGGTCCAGCCCCCGACGCACGGCCCTGCGGAATTCCTCGGCGTTGTAGGCGATCCCGGCGCCGGTGCCACCCAGCGTGAAGGAGGGCCGGATGATCGCCGGATACCCGGTGTCGGCGACTATCTCCTCGGCCTCTTCCGGCGTGCGCGCGAACCCGCCGTGGGGCACGGCAAGCCCAATCCTCCGCATGGCGTCGGCGAATTGCTCGCGGTCCTCCGCCATGCGGATCGCGCGCGCGTCCGCGCCGATGAGCTCCACGCCGTACCGGTCGAGTAC includes:
- the shc gene encoding squalene--hopene cyclase, which gives rise to MSWRAQPLSEAMAVPTPRDEEAPGDLPLGDSVDAALERGREQLLSLRNPDGHWCGELEGDTVLEAEYALTLLFLGSENGRFTKLANRLRMHQLDGGGWAIFPGGPPEVSASIKAYFVLKLDGDSAEAPHMLRARETILSLGGLEAANTYTKIYLALFGQYPWARCPAVPPEMVLLPDWFYVNVQEMSSWSRGIFVPLSVIWSHKPVVAIEPGRGVEELRASGRPDADLPLSPTESRWRAFFVAVDRGLKLLEAGGVRPLRRRALRAAEDWILNRLERTDGLAAVFPSIANTAMAFKVLGYGADHHTVQSQLDALEKLEIDHGSELQIQPSLSPVWDTALAATALRAAGVPDSDPLLVEAAAWLLEREVKRPGDWLIRNPEGVVGGWYFEYANEFYPDCDDTTAVLSALAGVHVPDRELRSRIDAARGRGLHWLISMQNDDGGWAAFDRACDKELLKHVPFADHNAMIDPSCEDITGRVLETLAIEGFARTHPVVESAVAFLRERQQADGTWYGRWGCNYIYGTWLALWGLACIGEDMADERYQRAAEWLMDRQNDDGGWGESLGTYTEPSLKGKGPSTASQTAWALMGLMAAGRNGSEAVTRGVAHLLQTQRADGSWDDPHWTGTGFPGVFYLRYHLYDDYFPVSALATYRRVAGLGGRFEPLSRAAAPVHSTE
- the carB gene encoding carbamoyl-phosphate synthase large subunit, whose protein sequence is MPRRDDLHSILLIGSGPIVIGQACEFDYSGTQAVRALREEGYRVVLVNSNPATIMTDPDLADATYVEPITPEWVERIIDKERPDALLPTMGGQTALNVALELYDSGVLDRYGVELIGADARAIRMAEDREQFADAMRRIGLAVPHGGFARTPEEAEEIVADTGYPAIIRPSFTLGGTGAGIAYNAEEFRRAVRRGLDLSPITEVLIDRSVIGWKEFELEMMRDGADNVVVVCSIENVDPMGVHTGDSVTVAPALTLSDVEYQRMRDASIAIIREIGVDAGGCNIQFAVSPTDGELLVVEMNPRVSRSSALASKATGFPIARIGAKLAVGYRLDELPNDITRSTPASFEPVLDYVVVKFPRFAFEKFPGADDTLGVQMKAVGETMAIGRTFKQAWQKGLRGLEIDRSGWETGATLGDDGLADDDPDSLRAALRRPTAERPFQLKRALQAGFGTADLYALTGIDPWFIEQLRGLVDAEAAYAAGDDAFAADADALRHMKRMGFSDAQLGRLRAEGERAVRERRWSAGVRPTYHMVDTCAGEFPAATPYLYSAYEDETEAPASERRKIVILGSGPNRIGQGIEFDYCCVQAALALREAGFETIMVNSNPETVSTDFDISDKLYFEPLTLEDVLEIVDRERPLGVIVQLGGQTPLRLAEPLQALGIPILGTPVDAIDRAEDRDRFSALCGEIDALTPPNGVATSVEEAAAIATRIGYPVLLRPSYVLGGRAMEIVYDESSLRGYFERAVKASPDHPVLIDSFLEDAFEADVDAICDGERVVIGGVMQHIEDAGVHSGDSACVMPPYLLGDAEVEEMRRLTRRFAERLGAVGLLNAQFAVREGRVYVLEVNPRASRTVPFVSKATGVALARLAARVMAGERLSDLGLVEDPVVRGGVAVKEAVLPFDKFDVDVILGPEMRSTGEVMGLDRSFGMAFAKAQVSAGSPLPIEGVIVATVNDRDKPTVLPILRRFHEMGFRILGTGGTARYLSARGVPAETIYKVGEGRPNIVDGIISRDVALLINTPLGKKSQYDDYSMRRAAITHNVPYCTTMSAVSAACDATIALRSLAREVRSLQERHDAVPRPRALPTMVAP